From one Marmota flaviventris isolate mMarFla1 chromosome 1, mMarFla1.hap1, whole genome shotgun sequence genomic stretch:
- the Lmnb2 gene encoding lamin-B2 isoform X1, with the protein MSAPSLGRRREPRRPRAAAAMASPLPGRAGGPATPLSPTRLSRLQEKEELRELNDRLAHYIDRVRALELENDRLLLKISEKEEVTTREVSGIKALYESELADARRALDETARERARLQIEMGKLSAELEEVHKSASKREGELSVAQGRVKDLESLFHRSEVELAAALSDKRSLESDAAELRAQLAKAEDGHAVAKKQLEKETLMRVDLENRCQSLQEELDFQKSVFEEEVRETRRRHERRLVEVDSGRQQEYDVRLAQALEELRSQQDEHVRLYRLELEQTYQAKLDHAKLSSDQNDKAASAAREELKEARMRVESLSYQLSSLQKQASAAEDRIRELEGAMTGEREKFRKMLDAKEQEMMEMRDVMQQQLAEYQELLDVKLTLDMEISAYRKLLEGEEERLKLSPSPSSRVTISRATSSSSSSMSTAGRSSRSKRRRLEAEEPPGSGSSGIGSGSIGSGSSSSFRLAQQASATGSVSIEEIDLEGRFVRLKNNSDKDQSLGNWRIKRQVLEGDEIAYKFTPKYVLRAGQTVTVWAAGAGVAHSPPATLVWKSQSSWGSGESFRTVLVSADGEEVATRAVKQSSVVRENENGEEEEEEAEFGEEDLFHQQGDPRTTSRGCCLM; encoded by the exons ATGAGCGCGCCGAGCCTGGGCCGCCGTCGGGAGCCGCGCAGGCCGCGAGCCGCCGCCGCCATGGCCTCGCCGCTGCCCGGCCGCGCGGGCGGGCCCGCCACGCCGCTGTCGCCCACGCGCCTGTCGCGGctgcaggagaaggaggagctgcGGGAGCTCAACGACCGCCTGGCGCACTACATCGACCGCGTCCGCGCGCTCGAGCTGGAGAACGACCGGCTGCTGCTCAAGATCTCCGAGAAGGAGGAGGTGACCACGCGCGAG GTGAGCGGCATTAAGGCGCTGTACGAGTCGGAGCTGGCGGACGCCCGCAGGGCCCTGGACGAGACTGCCCGGGAGCGTGCCCGGCTGCAGATCGAGATGGGCAAGCTGAGCGCAGAGCTGGAAGAGGTGCACAAGAG TGCCAGCAAGAGGGAAGGCGAGCTCTCCGTGGCCCAGGGCCGCGTGAAGGACCTGGAGTCCCTGTTCCACCGGAGCGAGGTGGAGCTGGCCGCCGCCCTCAGTGACAAGCGCAGCCTGGAGAGCGACGCGGCCGAGCTCCGGGCCCAGCTGGCCAAG GCCGAGGACGGTCATGCCGTGGCTAAAAAGCAGCTGGAGAAGGAGACGCTGATGCGCGTGGACCTGGAGAACCGCTGCCAGAGCCTGCAGGAGGAGCTCGACTTCCAGAAGAGCGTGTTCGAGGAG GAGGTGCGGGAGACGCGCCGGCGGCACGAGCGGCGGCTGGTGGAGGTGGACAGCGGCCGGCAGCAGGAATACGATGTGCGCCTGGCGCAGGCCCTGGAGGAGCTGCGCAGCCAGCAGGACGAGCATGTGCGGCTCTACCGCCTGGAGTTGGAGCAGACCTACCAGGCCAAG CTGGACCACGCCAAGCTGAGCTCCGACCAGAATGACAAGGCGGCCAGCGCAGCCCGTGAGGAGCTGAAGGAGGCCCGCATGCGGGTCGAGTCCCTCAGCTACCagctctccagcctccagaagcAG GCCAGTGCTGCTGAGGACCGCATCCGAGAGCTGGAAGGGGCCATGACTGGGGAGCGGGAGAAGTTCCGGAAGATGCTGGACGCTAAGGAGCAGGAGATGATGGAGATGCGTGATGTGATGCAGCAACAGCTGGCCGAGTACCAGGAGTTGCTGGACGTCAAGTTGACCTTGGACATGGAGATCAGCGCCTACCGCAAGCTCCTAGAGGGCGAGGAGGAGAG GCTGAAGCTGTCTCCCAGCCCATCCTCACGGGTCACCATCTCACGGGCCACCtcgagcagcagcagcagcatgtcCACAGCTGGGCGTTCAAGCCGAAGCAAGCGCCGGCGTCTGGAGGCGGAGGAGCCTCCAGGCAGCGGCTCAAGTGGCATTGGCTCGGGCAGCATTGGctcaggcagcagcagcagcttccGCCTGGCCCAGCAGGCCTCGGCCACCGGCAGCGTCAGCATCGAGGAGATTGACCTGGAGGGCAGGTTCGTGCGGCTCAAGAACAACTCGGACAAG GATCAGTCCCTGGGGAACTGGAGGATCAAGAGGCAGGTCCTCGAGGGCGATGAGATCGCCTATAAGTTCACACCCAAGTACGTCCTGCGGGCCGGCCAGACAGTCACG GTGTGGGCAGCTGGTGCAGGGGTGGCCCACAGCCCCCCCGCAACCCTGGTGTGGAAGAGCCAGAGCAGCTGGGGCTCCGGCGAGAGTTTCCGCACTGTGCTGGTCAGCGCCGACGGAGAG GAAGTGGCCACAAGAGCAGTGAAGCAGTCTTCTGTGGTGCGGGAGAACGAGAacggggaggaagaggaagaggaagccgAGTTTGGCGAGGAGGATCTTTTCCACCAGCAG GGGGACCCACGGACCACCTCGAGGGGCTGCTGCCTGATGTAA
- the Lmnb2 gene encoding lamin-B2 isoform X2, protein MGKLSAELEEVHKSASKREGELSVAQGRVKDLESLFHRSEVELAAALSDKRSLESDAAELRAQLAKAEDGHAVAKKQLEKETLMRVDLENRCQSLQEELDFQKSVFEEEVRETRRRHERRLVEVDSGRQQEYDVRLAQALEELRSQQDEHVRLYRLELEQTYQAKLDHAKLSSDQNDKAASAAREELKEARMRVESLSYQLSSLQKQASAAEDRIRELEGAMTGEREKFRKMLDAKEQEMMEMRDVMQQQLAEYQELLDVKLTLDMEISAYRKLLEGEEERLKLSPSPSSRVTISRATSSSSSSMSTAGRSSRSKRRRLEAEEPPGSGSSGIGSGSIGSGSSSSFRLAQQASATGSVSIEEIDLEGRFVRLKNNSDKDQSLGNWRIKRQVLEGDEIAYKFTPKYVLRAGQTVTVWAAGAGVAHSPPATLVWKSQSSWGSGESFRTVLVSADGEEVATRAVKQSSVVRENENGEEEEEEAEFGEEDLFHQQGDPRTTSRGCCLM, encoded by the exons ATGGGCAAGCTGAGCGCAGAGCTGGAAGAGGTGCACAAGAG TGCCAGCAAGAGGGAAGGCGAGCTCTCCGTGGCCCAGGGCCGCGTGAAGGACCTGGAGTCCCTGTTCCACCGGAGCGAGGTGGAGCTGGCCGCCGCCCTCAGTGACAAGCGCAGCCTGGAGAGCGACGCGGCCGAGCTCCGGGCCCAGCTGGCCAAG GCCGAGGACGGTCATGCCGTGGCTAAAAAGCAGCTGGAGAAGGAGACGCTGATGCGCGTGGACCTGGAGAACCGCTGCCAGAGCCTGCAGGAGGAGCTCGACTTCCAGAAGAGCGTGTTCGAGGAG GAGGTGCGGGAGACGCGCCGGCGGCACGAGCGGCGGCTGGTGGAGGTGGACAGCGGCCGGCAGCAGGAATACGATGTGCGCCTGGCGCAGGCCCTGGAGGAGCTGCGCAGCCAGCAGGACGAGCATGTGCGGCTCTACCGCCTGGAGTTGGAGCAGACCTACCAGGCCAAG CTGGACCACGCCAAGCTGAGCTCCGACCAGAATGACAAGGCGGCCAGCGCAGCCCGTGAGGAGCTGAAGGAGGCCCGCATGCGGGTCGAGTCCCTCAGCTACCagctctccagcctccagaagcAG GCCAGTGCTGCTGAGGACCGCATCCGAGAGCTGGAAGGGGCCATGACTGGGGAGCGGGAGAAGTTCCGGAAGATGCTGGACGCTAAGGAGCAGGAGATGATGGAGATGCGTGATGTGATGCAGCAACAGCTGGCCGAGTACCAGGAGTTGCTGGACGTCAAGTTGACCTTGGACATGGAGATCAGCGCCTACCGCAAGCTCCTAGAGGGCGAGGAGGAGAG GCTGAAGCTGTCTCCCAGCCCATCCTCACGGGTCACCATCTCACGGGCCACCtcgagcagcagcagcagcatgtcCACAGCTGGGCGTTCAAGCCGAAGCAAGCGCCGGCGTCTGGAGGCGGAGGAGCCTCCAGGCAGCGGCTCAAGTGGCATTGGCTCGGGCAGCATTGGctcaggcagcagcagcagcttccGCCTGGCCCAGCAGGCCTCGGCCACCGGCAGCGTCAGCATCGAGGAGATTGACCTGGAGGGCAGGTTCGTGCGGCTCAAGAACAACTCGGACAAG GATCAGTCCCTGGGGAACTGGAGGATCAAGAGGCAGGTCCTCGAGGGCGATGAGATCGCCTATAAGTTCACACCCAAGTACGTCCTGCGGGCCGGCCAGACAGTCACG GTGTGGGCAGCTGGTGCAGGGGTGGCCCACAGCCCCCCCGCAACCCTGGTGTGGAAGAGCCAGAGCAGCTGGGGCTCCGGCGAGAGTTTCCGCACTGTGCTGGTCAGCGCCGACGGAGAG GAAGTGGCCACAAGAGCAGTGAAGCAGTCTTCTGTGGTGCGGGAGAACGAGAacggggaggaagaggaagaggaagccgAGTTTGGCGAGGAGGATCTTTTCCACCAGCAG GGGGACCCACGGACCACCTCGAGGGGCTGCTGCCTGATGTAA